The Ornithorhynchus anatinus isolate Pmale09 chromosome 11, mOrnAna1.pri.v4, whole genome shotgun sequence genomic interval TCTCTACCGTATGGGCATGTAGCATCTTGTCGGGACCCCGCAGGCCGGGAGACTATTTCCCTTCTGTGATCCCTTTTTGGGACCTGAAGGGACGGCCCCAGGAATGGGAGCACCCTTGAGGGTTCAGCCTCCggactccccacccctctcctttgTCCCTCAGGGAGAGGATGGCTGGCAATCCACCCTGTCCCCAATGCCCCAGCACCCTCCGCACCTTCTGGAACCCAGCGAGAGATCCGATGAGGGAAAGAATAGCATTTCCTGGACTGGGGAACATTCCCTTTATTTGCAGGATCCAGGGCACCCAGGCCCCTCCGCTCACTTGAAGCAGCAGGAAACATGGGGTCGggggagtgggggtagagaggcagcgggGAGGCACCGAACAAGAGGCGGGGATTGGGAAATATGGTCTTGGTGAGTAGCGTCGGGGGGGTGGAGCCGGGGCCCACTGGTTCTCCGCTTGCAACCTTGCCGGGGGCTCTACCGGGCTCTGGCCTGCCTCACCTcgactctttcccttctcctcgggCTCGGGCTCCCCTGTCGGGAGCCAGGCTCAGTATCGCCCGGGACCGCAGGGGGCACATGGCACACAGACCGGGCGGGGCCCGCAGGGCACACAGGGAGCGGTGCACGGGTGGCAGGGAAGTCTGCAGGAGAAACCACAAGAGAGATTAAATGGAGAGATAATGGCCATGCCGCACGGTGCCTAAGACACCGAGGCCcactgggaggaagagaggggtcaACAGAGAGACACAAACAGACCTAGGCCCGGATGAATAGGAGCACAcgtaaaggagaagagagaagggaaagggaacggggagacagggagaagtgaaTCTATTAACTGTGTGCTACAGACAAGCGTAAAACTCCAGACACGCTGAGGCATGTTGTGGGCTGTTCACTGTAAGGGCACCCCGGGGAGAGAGCCTCGgtcgggggagaagagaagaagggcaGCCCCTATAGAGCCCCCGGAACCACTGCCCAGGGGCAACCAGCCGTACTCACTTGCAGTCCTCGCTCTCCAGCAAGCGGCGGTAAGtggctatctccccctccagccggGCCTTGACGTCCAGCAGCACCTGGTACTCCTGGTTCTGTCGCTCCAGGTCGCACCGGATGTCCGCCAGCTGGGCTTCCACATTGCTAATCAGGCCCTGCATCTGGGCCAGTTGAGAGCCGTAGCGGCCCTCGGTCTCGGCCAGCGTGGACTCAAGGGAGTTTCTCTgtaggggagttggggggaaacAGCTCAGCGCGAGGGCAGGGTCTGAGGCGTTGGGGCCCGAAGATGCACTATGGGGAGTAGGTAGGAGCAGGACTGGGCCGGAACACGCACCATGCTGTGCTGAGCCTGCAGCTCGATCTCCAGTGCATTGACGGTGCGTCTCAGCTCAATGATCTCCGACTGGCAGCACTGCAGCTGTTCCGAGCTGGTTACCACCTGCTGGTTCAGCTCATCCATCTAGGGGacaaacacatacatacacagacaAATACAGAGGTCAGGACCAGGCAGCTCTGCCATCGGGACCCTGCGTGCTCCCGACACCCACCTGGGTGTTGAACCATTGCTCCACATCCCTCCGATTGTTCTCCACCAGCCCCTCATACTGGCCCCGCATCTCGTCCAGAACCCGGTTCAGGTCCACGGGCGGGGCCGCATCCACCTCTATGTTGAGCCGGTCTCCGAGCTGGCAGCGCAGTGCGTTCACCTCCTGGGGACCGAGAGATAGTCATCCCCCGGCCTTGCCCCTGCCTGGCCTCCGGGCTTCTCCGCCCACCCCCGGGGACACTCCGGGATGACTCGCACCTACCTCCTCGTGGTTCTTCCGCAGACAGAGCAACTCCTCCTTCAGCGACTCCACCTGGGCCTCCAGGTCAGCCTTGCACAGGGTCAGCTCGTCCAGGATGCGGCGCAGACCGTTGATGTCGGCCTCCACCAGCTGGCGGAGGGTCAGTTCCGTCTCGTAT includes:
- the LOC100083755 gene encoding keratin, type I cuticular Ha6-like; the encoded protein is MQMLNDRLANYLEKVRQLERENTELDAKIRDSCQTQMPTMGPDYQSYFRTIEELQQKVLCTKADNARLVVQIDNAKLAADDFRTKYETELTLRQLVEADINGLRRILDELTLCKADLEAQVESLKEELLCLRKNHEEEVNALRCQLGDRLNIEVDAAPPVDLNRVLDEMRGQYEGLVENNRRDVEQWFNTQMDELNQQVVTSSEQLQCCQSEIIELRRTVNALEIELQAQHSMRNSLESTLAETEGRYGSQLAQMQGLISNVEAQLADIRCDLERQNQEYQVLLDVKARLEGEIATYRRLLESEDCKLPCHPCTAPCVPCGPRPVCVPCAPCGPGRY